The window GTTTTCTCCTGATCCACTAGAGCTATGACTATTTGATTGTAGCCCGAGTAACTGCCAAGGAAACAATATTACTCATGTATGGCTAGCCTTTTCAAAAACTAATCAATGGAAGGAAGGGGAAAGCAATCCTTTTGTGTagccttgttgatatttttgtagTTAATGTATACTCTCCAGCCCATCACCATTCTAGTGGATGTCAACTTTTTTTGCTTGTTCACCACAATATTCATTCCTCCCTTTTTCTGCACACACTGGACTAGACTCACCCAACTTCTATTAGAGATGGGAAAAATGATCACAGCATCAAGCCGCTTAAtaatctccttcttcaccacttCCTTCATGATGAGGTTTAACCTTCTCCATTGTTCATCACTCGGTTGGTGTCTTTCTTCCAATATATTCTTATTCATGCAGAATAATGGACTGATTCCCTATCTATAATGGTCCAGCCAATGGCTTGCTTATAATCCATGATCAATTGCAACAGTTTATCCTCCTGCAAATGAGATAGACCAAATGAGATTAGTACTAATAGAGTTTCATAAGTACCCATATTGGCATAGCGTAAGTGCGATAGTAAAAGCTTGAGATCAAGTTCTGGAGCCTCCTCAGTAGATGATTATGGTGGTGTCAAAACCAAAGATCTATAAATTTCCTCAAGTATCTTCAACCCATGGACATACTGATATGTCGTGTTGAGAACTTGCACTAACTCTTATACTAACACGTCTTCACACTCCTTTTATCTCCTAGCAATGCCCTATTCAGAAGGCCTTCCATGATTATGTACAGTGCTATTCTTGCTGCATTTTCATCCACGACTGTAATTATGGCCAAGTCTTCGTAGTGAGATTGTAATTTGAGTTCTCTATACACATTGAAAACCTCTACTCTGTCGCCCATTCTCATGGTCATTTGATCTTCAAAAACATCAACAATCACTCGGTCAGTGTCTAGGAATCGTCACCCTAAGATAAACATGAATTTTTGATTAGGCTCGTAATCTATGATGATGAAATTAGATGGGAATATGAACATCCCCACTTGGATCAACTCATCTTCAATAACACCCTCTGGAATTAGTAAGGATCTATCTACTAATTGTAATACCACTGTAGTAGGTCGAGGATCTCCCCGCCCTAGAAGTTGGAACACGGACAAGGGCATCTATCTTAtgcttgccccaagatcacacaaAGCTCGCCTAATTGCATGCTTCTCAATTGAAATTTGGATTGTGAACTCCTTTGATCCTTCAATTTAGGAGGTAGCTTACTCTGAATTCTCGAACTGTACTCCTCTATGAGTGCAATGGTTTCAAACTCAGTCATCATGTGCTTATTTTCCTCAATATCCCTGATGTACTTTGCATATTTTGGTAATTCTTGTCAGATTTCTACCAATATAATTTTAATTTGAACTTGCTTCAAAATATCCATGAAATTATATGCTGGATTATCCTTCCATTTCTGCAATGTTTTAGGGAAAGGAGGCAATGGCTTGTCAACTATAGGTTTATGGCTTTGTCGCCACCTCTTTCTCTGCTTTTCCTGCCTCTTTCGTAATTGTAAGATCAATTTTTGCTTTGGTATACTTATCATCAAAAGTCACTTTCTTCTTGGATGGGACTTCCTATAGATCTCTCCCGTTTCTCAGTGTCACAACATTAACTTGACACGGTTGGGTCGTTATgttttccacctcttaaacatacaTTCTTCCTTGAACAGATTTAAAATAACATTTGAACTGTAAATATGGTGTGGATATATGCTCTACATATCTGGCTCTGTTTACCATCTAGCCTCATTGCTCAACCTCCTTGCTCGGTTGACCTTTCCAAAGAACTTTTACCGAAGCAATCTTTTTTGACCTTAGTTTCTGCAATTGACTGTTAAAAATAGCTATCAGCTCTTCTTCATAGGTCAAATTATCATCCAAATTCACtatgttgaagtccaaaacatatgACTTATCTTCATTATACTGTCAACGCGTAGAAACATAAATTACCGAATGAACCCCCGAAAGGCGAGGAAGCAAGCAAGCTTATAAGCTACCTCATCAACTCTATCTAACACCTAAAATGGGATAATAAACCTCAGACTCAACTTTcttttcttcccaaacctcatttcacccttcatgggtgaaactttcAAAAGTACCTTATCACACTCCATAAATGCCACATCGTGAACCTCCTTGCCAGCATAGCTCTTTTTCCTACTATGAGTTGTACGAAGTCACTcgtgaatcaacttcaccttttcaGAATCATCTCGCATTTGTACTCAAATTTCACCTAGATTCACCGCGCTCAAAccaactaataatataataatcgaccatacaaagcctcatacaaagAAATCTGAAAGTTAAACTTATGATGAtaattgtaagaaaactctgccAAGGGCAAGAATTGGTCCCAGTAACCTCCAATGTCAATCACACAAGCTCCTTAAGAATCTAAATGGTCTGGTTGAACTTACATCAGTATGCGGGTGAAAAGAAGTGCTAAGCACAACTTGTATACCTAACTTCCACCGCATAACTCTCTAAAGTGAGATGTGAACTGAGCATCCCGATCTGAAACAATAGATATAGGCATATTATGCAAATGGActatctctcggatgtaaatccgGGCCAGCCTCTCCGAAGTACAAGTAGTCACCACTGGTATAAAGTTCACAAACTTAGTAAACTATCAACGATGAACCAAATGGCATAAAACTTTCTCAAAGTacgtggtaagcctaccacaaaatccattcCAATATGCTTCAACTTCTAGTCCGGTATAATCATTTTCTGAGTCTACCCACCTGGGTTTTAATGTCATGTTTCATCCTCCACCATCAATAATGTTGCTTCAATTTACGATACATCTTCATAACACTTGGATAAATAGAATGCCACAAACTGTGAGGCCCCTCAAGTATTAATTCCCTCAGACCATCAACAATAGGAACACGCgagcgaccctggagtcgcaatAATATCTACGGACAaaagggtcgcatttgcgacactgtATATGCGGTCTCACTGCGAGCCTGACTAATTTTACCGACCTTTTACATTTGCATTGCATATGTGACTCCACAGGTGTGTCCACTTCCTTCATAGGTGCATAAATGACCCAAGCTTACCAATCTTCGCAAGCACACTTACGATATCTGTAGGTGTGATTTTGCACCTGCGGCCCCCTCTTCGCATCGGTAAAAACACCCCAGATCAACTCAATTCTGCAGATGCAACATACTAGTCGCACCTATGTCCTTGCACCTATGCTCAAACTTTCGTTAGTGTATTGCACCAAACCAGAACTACCAAACCATTCtcaaatggtctgaaaccaatcTGAAATGCACCCGAGTCTCCTCGGACATTGTCTattcataccaacaagtcttaatatCTAATCCAAACCCAAAGATCCAAATCAtcatgaataaaataaaatctacAAATCGAAGACAAAAATccatctcttaactttcaaaccatCCAATTTTTCCGAACACGTCTGAATCATGCCTAAACATTTCGGATTCCAAATTAATTTCGCATACATCTTCCAAACCACTAATTGtgcctattccaattttcaaaataaCAATCTAAGTccgatatcattaaagtcaactattggtcaaacctataaactctctaaaccttcaaatttccaactttctacAATTAGTTCATAAATCTTTTAGGAACCTCCAAATACAAATTCGAACACACACCTAAGTCCATAATTACAATACTAACCTATTCTCCAATCACCAATCTGAAGTCGTCTATTCGaaattcaaaccttggtcaactcttacaacttcgGCTTCCAACAATGGTACtatgttttatattttattcCTAAACCTTTCCTAAACCAAACCAAcaatccctgcaagtcataaaacaacaaaCAAGCATACgtgaagcatcaaatagggaaatggggctcaaatacacaaaacaaccaactgggtcgttacattctctccctattaaataaatattcatcctcgaacgagttttgAATCATACTTGGAATGTCAAAATGATGAGGATAAGTGCTCCGCATATTTATGCTCAGTATCCCAAGTTGCTTCCTTAGACAATTGACCTCTCCATTTaaccttcactgatgcaataTCTTTAGATCTCAATTTCTGAACCTGCATATCCAAAATGGGCACCTACTCTAATTCATAAGCTAGATTCTCATCAAAATGCACTTaattgaaatccaacacatgtgattGAACCTTATAACACTTTCGAAACATGAAAACATAAAATATCGTGTAAATTaccgataagctgggtggcaaagcaagtctgtaggccacctcaccaatacTTTcgaacacctcaaatggaccaatatactgagggattaacttgcccttcttcccaaatctcatcacacccttcaaaGGCGAAACTCTAAGAAGCCTTATCACCctccataaatgctacatcacgaaccttctggtccgcataactcttttgtctagactgagttgtgcgaagccTCTTCAAAATCAACTTCATCTTCTCCAAAGCAATAGACCAAATCTTTGTTAGATCCAAgttttaattataaaaaataatatatcttTGCTTGTAGGAACACTCCAGGAGCAAAGGAAAGGAAGATTGTCAAATATCTATGAAGGAAGACAAGAAAGAAGGagcaaagaaaaagaagagaaagatcCTCTAAGATCTAACAGTCCATACGAAGGAAGATAATAAAGGAAGGACAAACATCAAAGGAGATTGAGATTGCTTAGAATCCTCTTGATATATCTATCAATGCACTAAACATCCACTTATTAAAGGAAGGCCGTTGACTCCCGAAATCAAGGAATCTATTTTAggctgtttgaatgaaagaaagatTTGCTCAACGACGGAAAGCTCTATCAAAACCACCAGTCAAGACAAATCAACAGAAGCTCCACACTTATTCTTGAAAAGAATCATTCTACGATTCATTCCAAGGAGCAATTCCCTTGGGTCTgtaatctctcatgatatgccacAATCAGGATTAAAAGCAGAGCCCTCAAAGTGTATATATACAGTGAGACAACCAAGAGAAGAAACATACTTTGATCGAACCAAGTTTGTGCTCTTTGCTCTACTCTAAACAAGCATTGTAACCCGAGTGTGATTTATTGTGTAACTagtagagagaaggaagagagaaAAATATTTATGAGGAATTGTATCAAAATTACAATGAGTTTACTTAGTACAAAAAAGGCAGTTGGTGTTCGTGACAACATGAACACACATGTACGATGTTTTCAAGGAGTTTTGAAGAGAGAACCctcttgcaacccaaggggattggagtaggattcacattgaatccgaaccagtataaaaatacTTGGTGTCATTTAATTCAACATTTTACATTCTGTCTTTAGCTCTTACCTCGCATCTATTTCTAGTCGGCTAATTGTtaaactagtcaactacttagCTATAAAAAGAAAAATCGACAATTAACCCCCCTCCTCTTGCACTTCCAATTAGTATCAAAGTGGGTCTCACATTTTGATTTTGCTTAACAGCTAGTAAGAAAATATCATGTCAAATTAAGTAACCATCGGGGCTCTATTCCAAGAAGGAACTTCACAGGAAAGGTCTCCATACTTTAATGGACAACACCTTTTGCATTGGAAAGTTCGCATGGAGATCTATGTGAAATACTATGATGTCAAAGTTTGGCACATAATCAAAAAGGGAGACTATCTAATTCCAATAGAAAAGTCTGGCATGAAAACAAATGGACAAACATCCACTGAACCCATTGATCTAGATGAGTATTCTGATAAGCAAATGGCAGTAATACAAGTTAATACCAAGGCATGAAATCTTCTATACAATGCCACAAGAGGAGAAGAATATGAGAAAATCTCAATTTGTCATACTGCTAAAGAAATGTGGGATAAGTTGGAAGTAACTTATGAATGGACAAGCAAAGTTAAGAAAACAAGGATAAATTTGCTTAGCCATGACTATGAACTTTTTAAAATTAGAGAAGGAGAATCCATTGAGAAAATATTTGCTCGATTTAgcaaaattatattatatttcaAAGCCTTTGAAAAACCATACTCAAGAGGTGAGACAGTTAGAAAAATTCAAATGAGTCTACGTACTACTTGGCAAACAAAGGTAGTAGCTCTTGAATATCAAGATCCAGGTAAATTGACATACGATGAACTACGAGGAGATCTCATTGCCTTTGAGAAAACATATTGCTAAAAACAAGTacagaaagaaaagaagaaaataattgcTTTCAAAACCTCGATCGAAGGATCTGAAGATAAAAATGAATAAGAAGCCGAGGAACTAGAACAAGACATAGCCATTGGCTCCAAAACAATGAATGGGCTAATGAGAATATACATGAATACCAAAAAGGGAAGAATGTCTTCCAGAAGAAACTCAAGGCAATACAACGAACAAGAAAAGAACGATGGAAAATGGTATGCATGTGGAAAATATGGTTATACACAAGCCAAATGCCCAGATCTCAAAAGAAAAGTTTCAAGaggatttaacaaaaataaatcCTTTGGAAGCTATAGTGATGAAGACAATTTAGAGCATGAGGAAATTGCAAACCTATGTTTCATGACTATATTAGAAAACGATATGAACAAGTTCTCAGGTTGCTGGACATATGAAGATGTTTACGATGACGACATCAAGGAAGCAACAGAAAATTGCTTCATGGCACGTGGTGAATCTAGTGTGGTAAGACCTTATGAATGTGATAGATGCAATGAATTACAAGACATTCTTGATCTCACCCTAAAAGAGTCTCAAAAGATTCTGAATGAATTTAGGAGACTAAATAGGGAGAAGAAGGACTGGAAACTTAAACTTGAAGTTTGTGAAATCGAAAGAGATGTTATTTTAAGAAGAAGTTCAAGAATTAAAATTGCAACTCAATGGAATGCGCAAATCCACCAGTCACAGCTTTGTCAGGTCAAACCAAGCGACTTATAAGTCAACTGGAAATAGACCTATTGAAAATGGATCTAGTTGTGACACTGCCAGTAGATCAAATGGTAAATCCATTCCTGTATGTCATTGCTGTAATAGAACTGGACTTAAATATTCTTTTGTAGATTTTGTAACTCAAATATTCCAGGATGGATCTAGAAGCCCAAAAACAATAATTACTAGAACTAACCAAAAAGGACCTACCTAAGAGAAGGTACTAATTTTATTTTATAGGAACACCATAGGAAAAGTCAAAAAAAGGGAAATGGCACCTAGACAGTTCATGTTCCAGTCACATGACAGGCGACAAGAATCTATTCAAAGAAGGTACAAAAATAAATGGAGGAAAGGTCAAATTTGGTGATGATTCGAAAGGTAAAATCGTTGGCATCGTTTCAGTTCCATTCAATAATAACTGGGATATCACAGTAGTTTATCTTATGGATGGACTCAACTATAATCTTCTGAGCATAAGCCAACTGTGTGACTCTAGATATGAAGTCAAATTCAAGAAAGCAGACTGTGCTATTGAGGATGAGACAAGTAAAATTATTCTGCCAGGAAAAATGTATTAAAATGTTTACATTCTAGACTGCATTGAAAGTTTAGATGGTCACATTTGTCTGGCATCCATATCTAATGACCCATGGCTTTAGCATAAGAAACTTGTCCATGCAAGCAATGCACCTAATTGCAAAACTTTCTAGACATGACCTAGTCATTGGTCTTCCTAAGCTCAATTTCTCTAGGAATCATGTATGCGATGCATGCCAACTTGGAAAACATACCAGAAACTCTTTCAAACCCAAAGATATTGTATCCACAACCAAGCCCCTACAACTACTACACATGGACTTGTTTGGACCTACTAGAACTATTAGCATTTGAGGTAAACAATATGCATTTGTTATTATTGATGACTACTCACGCTTTACATGGGTAATATTTCTATCACACAAAGATGAAGCTTAGAAAAACTTTGAGATCTTCTACAAAAGAATTGAGAGATAAAAAGGGTACCTCATTTCAACCATAAAAGCGATCATGGAGGTGCATTTGAGAGGACATCATTTGAAGAATTATGAAATAATCAAGGATACACTCACAACTTCTCAGCCCCTAGATCATCTTAACAGAATGGAGTGGTTGAACGCAAAAACAGAACTTTACAAGACATGGCCAGAACAATGATATTAGAACACTCTCTACCAAATCACTTTTGGGCAGAAGCAAGCACGGCGTGCCATATTCTCAACAGATGTCTAATACGACCTATTATAAAGAAGACTCCATACGAACTGTGGAAAGATAAAAGGCCAAACATAGGATACTTTCATTCCTTCGGAAGCAAATGCTTCATTCACAACAATGGTAAGTTCGATCCAAAGAGCGACGAAGGTATATTTCTTGGTTATTCAAATAATAGTAGGTCATTTAGAGTTTATAACAAACGTACATTATGTATAGAGGAATCAATTCATGTTATCTTTGATGATAATAACCCTGAAGGAATCATTGCAGGTGATGAAGACATCAATGAAGACGTATCGAAGACGAATGAATCTTAGGAACAAAAGAAACCCACTAACAGCAGCAATGAACCTACAACGTCGACTAATAAATCTATTAGCGATCATGCTGAAGCTCAGAAGGAGTCAACTACTCATCCAGATGAAACAAGACCACATGAATGGAGACGTAAACGTGAATATCCATAGAAATTCATCATAGGAAATCCAAATGATGGAATGAAAATCAAAGGAGCCCTCAATAAAAAGTTTAACATCGCACTTATATCTCAAATCGAATCAAAGAAGGTTGACGAAGCCTTAAAAGTGTCaggaccccaatttccctccgtaggatgtcatgatagaacctagtctttaagactaggtaagcctaacacttactgaataaatggcaaaagaatcaaccaacaactattaaatatgaGACCGAAATTTTTAtacaaagccaacaatcccaacaccggtagtacaagtcataagctcaactgagtttgctagaaaatctctaagtacaactattccggaatagaaataaattgTACACAAATAACTTctgaaggtgactccaaggcctgcgaacgcgacgacaggtataccttgaagtctccacagctATATCTGATCAGCTATCTAACAATCCACAGACTCCGAAGtacttggatctacacaaaaatatatagaagtgtagtatgagtacaccacggtcgatacccagtatgtatcaagactaacctcgatggagtagtgacgaggtacaagtcaagacactcactagacaaagtaacctgtgcagtatagaagtataaatcTAATAATAGAAAGCATAAATCAGTAAATGACAacaaaatcaacatgtgatataaacaatAAAGCAACAAGAACACCAAGAAGTATcgttgaaaccaaataaggaacacagaggacaatcaattaatcaagccgTGCTAACACAAGATTCATAACGAAATCACCCtgtgatacctcatctcatagtcacaagtcacgggtctcaacccaccatcatgtactcacgacacctcgtgtcCACATCTCgaatcataaccgcacggacaactcacataatAATATCTCAATATGCCCGACATGTTCACAGGCTCACAATAACAATCCGCccgcatggtcacaggctcacaattacAATTCACTCGGCATGGTCGCTggctcaatatcaacatggaaacagataatacaagaacacatgggcatgataaataaatgtcaagtttcatactcctaagcaagtataagtggcatgctacaaTGTATGCTTGAGCGAGTGTACTActgcagcccaagtcaacaagcaatatcaaagacatcgagtagctcattgaaACAGCAAAGCAAGTCACGTAAGTTGTATGACAAACACAaggaaaagcacaccatcacacgaaaatcaccaacacaatgtctccCAACCATCaaacatcatccctgacattgccacccatatctctccgatagccacccttatcactccgtgtAATAGACACCCTTATCACTTTGCCTTGACAATAACATTTTCCACCCTTATCTCTTCgatagccactcgtatcactctgtatcactccgtataatatccatccttatcactccgccaggacaataacacaatagccacccttatcactccgtagatttaacaacggtgaaatgccgcCCTTATGCTCcacataacaacaacggtgaaatgccacccttatactccgcataataacaacggtgaaatgccacccttatactctgcaTAACAATGGTGAAATGCCGCCTTTATACTCCGCATTACAATAacgatgaaatgccacccttatactccgcataacaacagtgaaatgtcacccttatacttcGCATAACAATAACCaaaaccacacaacaattcataaattctaacatcacaacaacacgacgtATCAACTCGtaacacaagtgcccataggccacaacctttccaaatatccaacaatatcaatatttccacaacaaataacccacggctcaaacacaatgtgtataaaatctcaataacaacaacaggaatgggaaagtaactcaacaaggaacgaCAACCCCTGTTTACACAACTTTAATTAAAATCGAGTAATGACTTTTGATAATCTCAAttctaattaattatttaaggataaactcaatagtgaaagtattttcatgaaatggcaaacttcagctcctagtgtatgaattaggctaacaatgaaagagatggcacgaactagtactacgtctaaatgcatgagaataataCGGCAACAAAAGGGATATCATgtacaataacttcaactaagaataactccacaataaaagaaatcacataatcaTCAAAGTGATAACAACTTCATATAAATCATAAAAAAGCAAACTCAATAAGTAAAGAAtatgacatgtaacgacaacttcaaataaagcacgtGATAATAGACATGATGAATAAAAGAtacaacatgtgctaacaattcaaAATGAATACATgaaagagtctaaaccggtcaatttacacatataagcccgagtacgtatttgtcacctcacgtacacggctttcacatgacacaaatagcacaaacgactcgaatcctaaagggtagtttccccacacaaagttaggcaagatacttacctcaaagaagctaaatcgatactctaaaatgaccttctcatgtgaaataatctatggacggctcaaatctagccaaaattacttaatatcataaataaaaatcataggaaataatgtcggataataaagtttcaatctttaatgaaaactaaaagtcaacctcgggcccgcaCCTTTGAACcagacaaaatttataaaattcgaacacccattcaattacgagtccaaccatactaatttgatccaattccgactccgaatcgatgttcaaaatctAATTATTATCTTTAGAATTTTTTTTGATAAAACCCCCAATTATCCGATCAAAACATGGATTAATTCACAAATAAAATACTGGAATCatgttaaaatacaaaaaataagatTATATATATTGACCCCCATGAAAATACGAGGAGAACACCGCAAATATCACCTaaatcggagctctagaactcaagatatgctcaaaataccaaaagaacgcAGTTTGATTTTTTTATACACAGGCATTTCTGTTTTTGCGCCCAAAAGGCCGCACCTGCGCATTTACAGCTGTTATTTCCACTTTTGCGGACCACTTTTCGTACCTGCAGGGTCACAGATGCGGacccaacttcgcatctgcgaagcaccaTCACCAACTCTCTTCtccgacactaaaatgagcataacttattatacgatgtccaaatttgatgattctttttgctattgctccgtaattatgatacaaatctaataattaaataaaaatagaaattggAGATCATTTGATTAATATGGTATTTATGCTTGAAGacacgacgtcgaaacataaaaaacgagggcaacacaatccaaacctatccgaaactcacccgagcccctagggaccctgtctgaacataccaataagtcccaaaacataatgcggacctgtttgaggcctcaaatcacatcaaacaacatgaaaactacgaatcacacctcaaatcgaacttaataaatttatgaacttttaacttcttcaactcgcgccgaatcatatcaaatcaactcggaatgacgtcatattttgcatgcaagttccaaatgatacaacggagctataccaactcccagactcgaaatccaaacccgatatcaataaagtcaactcccggccaaacctcttaatcttccaaaccttcaacttttcaacttttgccaaaatgcatcaaattaacctacgaacctccaaatctaaatccggacatacgtctaagtccaaaatcccgatacgaaactattgaaatcatcaaaataccattctagagtcgtctacataaaagtcaaactccggtcaactcttgccacttaagcttctaaaactaGAATCATTCTTccgaatcaatcccgaatcatccgaaaatcgaatccggccatacacgcaagtcatgatACACAATAAGAAGCTtcttgagaccttaagccaccaaaaagaatgctcaaaatgactggtcgggtcgttacaaaaagatTCCAACTGGGTACAAGTCATGCAAGATGAACTTGATCAATTTGACAAAAATCAAGTATGGAAACTAGTGCCTAATCTAGAAAATGCTACAATCGTTTGAACCAAATAGGTATTCAGAAATAAGTTAAATGAGGATGGAAAGGTAGTTAGGAACAAAGCCAAATTAGCTGCTCAAGGCTACTCACAGCaggaaggagtcgactatgatgTCACGTTTGCTCTGGTAGCTCAGTTAGAATCAATTCGTATATTACTTGCATATGTATCTTTTAAAGGTTTTAAACTttttcaaatggatgttaaaagtgtGTTC is drawn from Nicotiana tomentosiformis chromosome 12, ASM39032v3, whole genome shotgun sequence and contains these coding sequences:
- the LOC117275986 gene encoding uncharacterized protein; translated protein: MNGLMRIYMNTKKGRMSSRRNSRQYNEQEKNDGKWYACGKYGYTQAKCPDLKRKVSRGFNKNKSFGSYSDEDNLEHEEIANLCFMTILENDMNKFSGCWTYEDVYDDDIKEATENCFMARGESSVVRPYECDRCNELQDILDLTLKESQKILNEFRRLNREKKDWKLKLEVCEIERDVILRRSSRIKIATQWNAQIHQSQLCQVFRNKLNEDGKVVRNKAKLAAQGYSQQEGVDYDVTFALVAQLESIRILLAYVSFKGFKLFQMDVKSVFLDGFIDEEVYVKQLPGFGNSQFPYHVYKLTKALYGLKQAPRAWY